The genomic interval CAATTAACTACGTCTTGGCTCTGATATCTAATACTGTAAAAACGCACAAGTTAGTTTATCATTCAAGATAGTTAGCTACACAATATAAAAGTCTATAAAACAACCTTGGCCATCATCTCTCTGCCTATCCATTCCATATGCCTGTGTgggtgcgtgcatgtgtgtgtgtgtgtgtgtgtgtgtgtgtgtgtgtgtgtgtgtgtgtgtgtgtgtgtgtgtgcgtgtgtgcatgcatgtgcgcacgtgtgtgtgtgtgtgtgtgtgcacacgcatttgtgtgtgtgtgtgtgcacgcgcatttgtgtgtgtgtgtgtgtgtgtgtgtgtgtgtgtgtgtgtgtgtgtgtgtgtgtgtgtgcgcgcgcatttgtgtgtgtgtgtgtgtgtgtgtgtgtgtgtgtgtgcgcatttgtgtgtgtgtgtgtcattgtgtgtgtgtgtgtgtgtgtgtgtgtgtgtgtgtgtgtgtacgtgtgtgtgtacgtgtgtataaCTGTAGATGTGGGTGTGTCCACATGTAGGTGTGTAAATCTTTCTGCATTCATTTCCCAccacccacctacccaccTATCCACCCATTCACTTATTTCCCCATCAgtccacccacccatccaaAAATCTCTCCACTTACTCACACATCATACACATCACATCCAAACATCAACATTTACGTACGTCTCTCTGTGCAATGACACACCCACAATGAAGCACACAAGACACATTTACTCACCAAACAACATCCCACGCTCAATCAAAAACTTCAAtccctacacacacaacaactcaCATCCATACGCCTCACACAAACAGCACCATCCAACCTCAAGAATCTGTCTCCCAAAGCGTCTAATATCATCATAGTTAACGCCTCTCGATTTCTGACTCCCATACTTCTTCAGAAACAAAGCGGTCGGTTTTGTCTAACCAATCAAATGTGGACTGATAAATATAGTTGATAAAATCGAGAAGGAATGGTACTTTGTATATGAGATCACGCAGTGAGCCAGTGTCGAAGAACGGCCGCACAATTATTGCTCCAGTTCCGTTGTACAACGTGCGTATTGTCTGTACAATGTTGGGATGCTGGAATGCAGAGTTAGGGTGTGAATACAAACTGGAGTGATGGTGGATGATTCGATGTGAGTGACCTGTATGGTAGGTAGGAGTCTCAGAGAGGTAGAGAGGTCTTTTTCTGATAGCAAGAGTGGATGTCCGGGTTCACACTAGATAGGAGAAAGGTGTTTGTAAAATGAGAGCATCTGTATAGATAGTAtagatgcatgtatatctgtgtaggtgtgtgtgtgtgtgtgtgtgtgtgtgtgtgtgtgtgtgtgtgtgtgtgtgtgtgtgtgtgtgtgtgtgtgtgtgtgtgtgtgtgtgtgtgtgtgtgtgtgtgtgtgtgtgtgactgtccatctgtccatccgtctgtgtctgtctgtctgtcaatctgtctgtctgtatgtatgtatgtatgtatatatgtccatctgtctgtccgtctgcatgtatgtatgtatgtccatctgtctgtccgtctgtctgtatgtatgtatgtccatctgtccgtctatctatctgtcagtgcctctgtctgtccacccgtctgtctgtctgtctgtctatctgtctgtctatctgtctgtctgcctgtctgtctgttaatctgtctgtccgtctgtatgtatgtatgtatgtccatctgtctgtccgtatgtatgtatgtatgtatgttcacctgtccgtctgtctatctgtcagtgcctctgtctgtccacccatccgtccgtctgtctgtctatctgcctgtctgtctgtctgtctgcctgtctgtttgtctgtcaatctgcctgtctgtctgtctgtcaatctgtctgtctgtctgtatgtatgtatatatgtccatctgtctgtccgtctgtatgtatgtatgtatgcccatctgtctgtccgtctgtatgtatgtatgtacgttcatctgtccgtctatctatctgtcagtgcctctgtctgtccacccggctgtctgtctgtctgtctgcctgtctgtctgcctgtctgtctgttaatctgcctgtccgtctgtatgtatgtatatatgtccatctgtctgtccatctgtatgtatgtatgtatgtccatctgtctgtctgtctgtatgtatgtatgtatgtccatctgtctgtctgtttgtatgtatgtatgtatgtccatctgtccgtctgtctatctgtcagtgcctctgtctgtccacccgtctgtctgtctgtctgtctgtctatctgtctgtctgcctgtctgttgatctgtctgtctgtctgtctgtctgtatgtatgtatgaatgtccatctgtctgtccgtatgtatgtatgtatgtatgtccatctgtccgtctgtctatctgtcagtgcctctgtctgtccacccgtccgtctgtctgtctatctatctgtctgcctgtctgtccgtctgtctgtctatctgtctgtctgtccgcctgacCATCTGTTTATCTCCAATCATCTGTTCACACATCATCTAATCTGCCTACTCACATGTCAATCAGTACGTCACTGTATATACTGCTTTTCTGAGCTGCACTGCACGcgctatctgtttgtctgtattctgtctgtccaccctCCCATTAATCAATCCATCTATTTGTTCACCAATCTGTTTGGCAGTGCACCTGTAAATCATTTGTCTATCTACTAAACTGTTGGCTCTGTTTCTGTCGTATGTCGTGTTGACATGCAACTCTACTGTCAGTCAACATGCCCACTGCATGACAACACTAATACAAACATAAGATAAGATGAGCTTGCTGCTTTTCGGACTATCCTTTGGCCGAATCATAAAGTATTCTTTCCTAAATCGCCAACCTAAAGTCAACATCATGTCTAATATGCATATAAGTTCATGGAAAAATCTCTTAACTTCTGACCGATTCTTGGTAATGGCTCTACAAGTTCCCAGTTTACTTCTGAGCGGAAAAACATCGATACATGACGATAAGCTTCTTCTGTATAACAATAGATGATACGAGTGAGTAAGAACACACACGCAAGCGTGTGCATcagtgcgtgcacacacacacacacacaaacacacacacacacacacacacacaaacacacacacacacacagatggacacacacacacagacacacacacacacacacacacacacacacaaacacacacacacacacacacacacacacacacacacacacacacacacacacaaacacacacacacacacacacacagatggacacacacagatggacacacacacacacacacacacacacacacacacacacacacacacacacacacacacacacacacacaacagatgaatggacaaaatacacacacaaaaagacagatggatggacacagagagagagacacacacagaaagagagagacacacacacagctgaacacacacagatggatggacaaacacacagacaaacagatcagataaatggacaaacacacagacagatggacacacacacacaacatacacacacacagacagatggatggacacacacacacacacaccataaaaattgaatgAGTAATTGTCAGGATCAAGAAACTGTTTAACCGGCAGCTGACACGCCAACACAGGCTCTCGCAACACAGTCTGCAAATACGACTATAAACCAACACACAAAGACCAAGAGACCGCAATCAACAACTTCAACATTCAACAACATCCTAAAGCTGCAAACTTCGAGTTGCCTCTGTCTCTCAATCACGAACATCCTGTCTTTGTTTCCAAACACTTTCTTAGGAGGGAGATGCAAGTCGACGTCTGCCAGCTGCAATGCCGCATGCAAAGCATCAAAATCACTGTATCGTCTAGACACCTGCAACATCAATAAAAACAATCCACAGAATAACtcatttaaaaataataatttattagatattaatatctaatttattattatgattattaatttattaattcattttattattttattatattatcattactaatttattaattttacttCTATTTTATACcaataatttactaattaataaataataataaattaataatttaatttattaattttatttctattttatactaataatttactaataaataaataataaattaataatttaatttattaattttacttCTATTTTATACcaataatttactaattaataaataataataacttaataatttaatttatatatctCGCAAACTAATCACAGAACTCCAAGGACAACAGACATTTCAACATTTGCAAACGCCGATTTGTCTATAAATTGTTATGTTACAGTCTTGACATACCGTCCATGAGTCAGTCATTTTTCTCACACCACGCCAGACGCGTATTTCGTAGGtctgacaacaaacaacaaaaattaaaacaaaattaaaatgtttgtCACTCTCGTGGTAGCTCAACCGACCACGTGTGAGTCCACACGTAAATTCTCAATCAAACAATGAAGAGGGATGGTATCGTCTAGAAGATTTTTCGTCATCTCGAAAAGAATTGTGCTGATGCCACGCCCATTCAGTGgtttgtgcgcatgcgtagaatGATGTCCCTGCTCTGTGTTTGGATATTCGCGTTGTTGACGACTCGTTCGTTGTCTACGCTCGTGACGGATGCTATTAACTGGGAGTCGTTTCTTGGACGTCATAATTTGGAGTGGGGATGGTCGCACGCTGATCACGTGTGGAGTTTCCTGCCAGCTGATTGGACGTTGGCGCCTTTCACTGGCAACGGGTTGCTAGGTGCGCTAGCTTATGTATGCGATCATGGTCAGGGGCCAGGAGGAGCAAGATGTGCGTCTGTTGGCGATACGCCTGAATTCAGATTGGAAATTGGGAGGCAAGACATTTATGATCAAAGACAACCATACGGGAACTTGTGGGAAGttagtttatattaattaattaattgatttaaaatgttttaattaaattttattataaatagaTAAAATATATTGCATAACACCCGGATGTTtgatgattaattaattaatattgtttaaAAGCCTTGTAGTCCCAGTGTCTGTGCGCGGCATTGCAGATCTGATGCAATAGAGATGGTAACAttgaaatttacaaaattatttgtaAATCAGGAAAACCATAATTATGCAAAAATTTAGCACACTGCTTGTTTGACGTGACAATTTGCTCTCATTCTATTGTTTAGCGTCCACGTCTGCCTGTCGGCTATCTTCGTCTACAAACAGCCGGCACAATGCAAGCTGGCAACATGACTCTTGATCTATGGAATGCACTTCTAAACGGCACAATAATCACATCCAAAGGCGAAATAACAATGAAAATACTCACACATGCAGTTCACGACGTCGTCACCATACTATGGAACACAACGAGCGGGGAATCAGACGCTAAATGGATTTTTGAACCCGAGACTGTTTGTTACGGCAGTGAAGATGATTGCCGCGTACATTACAATCCCAAACAGAAATGCTCGTCGTTTAAACCATCAACTGGTGATGACAGCAGTGAGGGCATGTTATGCACTCAATTGCTTGAGTCTCCATATATGGGCAATTTTAGCTCAGCGCTATTGCCGGGTGTACAAGCGGGTCAACACTTTCTTTATGTTACCATCTCGAGTAGCGTCTGGCCGTATAACACGACTGTTAACGCTCAAGTTGAAGCGATACGGACACTAGAAAACGTCTCGATTTCGAAGATACCTGTTTTGCTAGAAAGTCATAAGAACGTGTGGCACTTGTTTTATCCGATGAGTTTTCTCTCGATCAGCGACACGCGTCTCGAAGCATTCTATTGGATACAGATGTATGTGATGAGATCAGGTATGCGTGCTGGCGGGCCGGTGCGAGACCTGATTGGTCCGTGGTTTATCCACTCCAATTGGCCTGCCATTTGGAACGACTTAAACCTTCAACTGACATATTGGCCGGTGTACGCATCCAACCATCTCGACCTTGGCAGAACGTTGATCGACCACTTGCGTAGAAACTTAGCAAATGGACATTGGACGTGGAATTGTGTGAATTACGGGGGAATGTTTAATCTCACGTACAGCGATGCTGCAGGAATCGGCGGTGCTTGTAGCTCTGATGGTTTCAGTCCGATGAAAACGATAGAGACAGATGACGCCGAGTTTGGTAATCTGCTGTGGCTTTGTCACAACGTCTGGCTGCAGTGTCAGTATGAATACAACCAGACGTGTTTTCTCACTGACCTGCTTCCTCTTCTATCACGGTCCATTGCTTGGTATCGTCACTTCCTGGTTAACGATGGCATTAACTTGCGGTTGCCTCCAACACGATCTCCAGAGTATCCACTTCCACTCGGTTGGGATGCAAGCTACGATATTAGCCTCTTACGCTGGAGTTGTGACGTACTCATCGATCTTTGCCAAGACAACACCAACAAAGTATCATACCCATGCAATATGACTAACTTTTGTGATGAAGTTCAGGAACTACTCATTTCGTTGCATGTTGACAATAACACGGGAATCATGGTTTATGCCAATAGAACATTCAGTGTACCACACAGGCATTTTTCTCATCTTCTCGTGTGGTTACCATTGCATGTCTTTACGATGGATAACAAGACAAATCGTGACATCTTGGTGAAGTCGCTGGAT from Corticium candelabrum chromosome 22, ooCorCand1.1, whole genome shotgun sequence carries:
- the LOC134197165 gene encoding PX domain-containing protein kinase-like protein, coding for MTKNLLDDTIPLHCLIENLRVDSHVTYEIRVWRGVRKMTDSWTVSRRYSDFDALHAALQLADVDLHLPPKKVFGNKDRMFVIERQRQLESYLQTVLREPVLACQLPVKQFLDPDNYSFNFYEEAYRHVSMFFRSEVNWELVEPLPRIGWRFRKEYFMIRPKDSPKSSKLILSYCEPGHPLLLSEKDLSTSLRLLPTIQHPNIVQTIRTLYNGTGAIIVRPFFDTGSLRDLIYKTKPTALFLKKYGSQKSRGVNYDDIRRFGRQILEGLKFLIERGMLFGHLHSGNIFMERRVCKLSDLENPLLSLPPFYKANLAEFKKIQSKEHEAVYAFGLVLYEMGCGCMMRTAAMNVVPSYCHGEVRALLESFLTEKSLKSGLPTVDDLISNPLFSPYTPPSEKPQLKVPSKLKESFRQVCETEEASMQETARTVDRIKKADKEKSRQASHDKKVEKFRQQYKEEKAKSRASATTSKQKSKSPADTPPPQRSAPPAPPPPASNPSPPAAQTQTSSGGSGRGDLLSSIAGFKKGGLKKAETNDRSAPKL
- the LOC134197643 gene encoding uncharacterized protein LOC134197643; protein product: MSLLCVWIFALLTTRSLSTLVTDAINWESFLGRHNLEWGWSHADHVWSFLPADWTLAPFTGNGLLGALAYVCDHGQGPGGARCASVGDTPEFRLEIGRQDIYDQRQPYGNLWERPRLPVGYLRLQTAGTMQAGNMTLDLWNALLNGTIITSKGEITMKILTHAVHDVVTILWNTTSGESDAKWIFEPETVCYGSEDDCRVHYNPKQKCSSFKPSTGDDSSEGMLCTQLLESPYMGNFSSALLPGVQAGQHFLYVTISSSVWPYNTTVNAQVEAIRTLENVSISKIPVLLESHKNVWHLFYPMSFLSISDTRLEAFYWIQMYVMRSGMRAGGPVRDLIGPWFIHSNWPAIWNDLNLQLTYWPVYASNHLDLGRTLIDHLRRNLANGHWTWNCVNYGGMFNLTYSDAAGIGGACSSDGFSPMKTIETDDAEFGNLLWLCHNVWLQCQYEYNQTCFLTDLLPLLSRSIAWYRHFLVNDGINLRLPPTRSPEYPLPLGWDASYDISLLRWSCDVLIDLCQDNTNKVSYPCNMTNFCDEVQELLISLHVDNNTGIMVYANRTFSVPHRHFSHLLVWLPLHVFTMDNKTNRDILVKSLDTYYEVTFKSKEMTGFWFAAVAAMSALAGRGSAAIGNLTSLLEHQITPNTFYMEDDNPVPESPAAAAYALQTTLLQSYGGIIRIFPAVPRSQRLQWSQAVFYRLRAERGFLVSALMDDVVQWILIENEMGASPCSIEVDLIYPFTFNTTSSQVTVTSIGPKRIDILGLQRGNSVLIYSTNNKPDKFVVQEVVGNQTEYHYYGYHKHTATTTFHASD